A single genomic interval of Canis lupus dingo isolate Sandy chromosome 6, ASM325472v2, whole genome shotgun sequence harbors:
- the TIGD7 gene encoding tigger transposable element-derived protein 7 isoform X1 codes for MNKRGKYTTLNLEEKMKVLSRIEAGRSLKSVMDEFRISKSTFYDIKKNKKLILDFVLKQDMPLVGAEKRKRTTGAKYGDVDDAVYMWYQQKRSAGIPVRGVELQAAAERFAQCFGRTDFKASTGWLFRFRNRHAIGNQKVCGEQALSSASENVEPFRQNLYMLIKEEKLSVAQLYSGDETDLFWKSMPENIQASRKEICLPGRKINKERLSALLCANADGTHKLKSIVIGKSKLPKSVKEDTSTLPVIYKPSKDVWFTRELFSEWFFQNFVPEVRHFQLNVLGFHEEDVRAMLLLDSSPVHPSTESLSSEDGRIKCMFFPHNTSTLIQPMHQGVILSCKRLYRWKQLEESLVIFEESDDEQDRGEKGVSKIKIYNIKSAVFNWAKSWDEVKQITIANAWGNLLYKKEPEYDLQGLEDGDYREILEKCGELENTLADDRVWINGDDEEKGSSPKPKSGITKEVIQKGGGDEEQTAEFQLSAVRERLDYLLDFVDATPEFQRFHFTLKEMQQEIIKKQFQNRIHSRIGSFLKPRPCIVKDSFNMPSTSSN; via the coding sequence ATGAATAAGAGAGGGAAATATACAACATTGAATTTGGAGGAGAAGATGAAGGTTCTCAGCAGGATTGAAGCTGGACGATCTCTTAAAAGTGTAATGGATGAATTTAGAATCAGTAAATCAACATTTTatgacatcaaaaagaataagaaattgaTTTTGGACTTTGTACTGAAGCAGGACATGCCATTAGTAGGGgctgagaagagaaagagaacaacaGGAGCCAAATATGGTGATGTGGATGATGCAGTCTACATGTGGTACCAACAGAAACGCTCAGCTGGCATCCCTGTTAGAGGTGTGGAGCTTCAAGCTGCTGCAGAGAGATTCGCACAGTGTTTTGGGCGAACAGACTTTAAAGCTAGCACTGGTTGGCTTTTTAGATTTCGAAATAGGCATGCGATTGGGAATCAAAAAGTATGTGGGGAACAAGCCCTAAGTTCGGCTTCAGAAAATGTTGAGCCATTTCGACAAAATCTATACATGCTTATCAAAGAGGAGAAGCTGAGTGTAGCTCAGCTGTACAGTGGGGATGAAACTGACCTCTTTTGGAAGTCAATGCCAGAAAACATTCAGGCAAGCAGGAAAGAGATCTGCCTGCCtgggaggaaaataaacaaagaacgGTTGTCTGCTCTTTTATGTGCAAATGCAGATGGAACTCATAAATTAAAGTCAATCGTTATTGGAAAATCAAAGCTGCCCAAAAGTGTGAAAGAGGACACAAGTACATTACCTGTGATATATAAACCTAGTAAGGATGTTTGGTTCACCAGAGAATTGTTTTCAGAATGGTTCTTTCAAAACTTTGTTCCTGAGGTCAGGCATTTTCAACTTAATGTTTTAGGATTCCACGAAGAGGATGTCAGGGCCATGTTACTTCTGGACAGTTCTCCAGTTCACCCCTCCACCGAATCACTAAGCAGTGAGGATGGGCGGATAAAATGCATGTTCTTTCCCCATAATACTTCAACCTTGATTCAACCAATGCATCAAGGCGTGATCTTGAGCTGCAAACGACTTTATAGGTGGAAGCAACTTGAAGAGAGTCTTGTAATTTTTGAAGAAAGTGATGATGAGCAAgatagaggagaaaaaggagtttCCAAGATTAAAATCTACAACATAAAAAGTGCAGTTTTTAACTGGGCAAAGAGTTGGgatgaagtaaaacaaataacCATAGCAAATGCATGGGGAAATCTTCTTTACAAAAAGGAACCTGAATATGATCTTCAGGGCTTAGAAGATGGAGATTATAGAGAAATCCTTGAGAAATGTGGGGAGTTGGAAAACACATTGGCCGATGACAGGGTGTGGATTAATGGGGATGATGAAGAAAAGGGTAGCTCCCCAAAGCCAAAAAGTGGAATTACAAAGGAAGTTAttcagaaaggaggaggagatgaagaACAAACTGCTGAATTTCAATTATCTGCTGTAAGAGAGAGGTTGGACTACCTACTTGACTTCGTTGATGCCACACCTGAGTTTCAAAGGTTCCATTTCACACTGAAAGAGATgcaacaagaaataataaaaaaacagttCCAGAATAGAATCCATTCTAGAATTGGTAGTTTTTTGAAACCCAGGCCTTGTATTGTCAAGGATTCCTTCAATATGCCTTCAACTTCTAGTAATTAG
- the TIGD7 gene encoding tigger transposable element-derived protein 7 isoform X2: MPLVGAEKRKRTTGAKYGDVDDAVYMWYQQKRSAGIPVRGVELQAAAERFAQCFGRTDFKASTGWLFRFRNRHAIGNQKVCGEQALSSASENVEPFRQNLYMLIKEEKLSVAQLYSGDETDLFWKSMPENIQASRKEICLPGRKINKERLSALLCANADGTHKLKSIVIGKSKLPKSVKEDTSTLPVIYKPSKDVWFTRELFSEWFFQNFVPEVRHFQLNVLGFHEEDVRAMLLLDSSPVHPSTESLSSEDGRIKCMFFPHNTSTLIQPMHQGVILSCKRLYRWKQLEESLVIFEESDDEQDRGEKGVSKIKIYNIKSAVFNWAKSWDEVKQITIANAWGNLLYKKEPEYDLQGLEDGDYREILEKCGELENTLADDRVWINGDDEEKGSSPKPKSGITKEVIQKGGGDEEQTAEFQLSAVRERLDYLLDFVDATPEFQRFHFTLKEMQQEIIKKQFQNRIHSRIGSFLKPRPCIVKDSFNMPSTSSN; encoded by the coding sequence ATGCCATTAGTAGGGgctgagaagagaaagagaacaacaGGAGCCAAATATGGTGATGTGGATGATGCAGTCTACATGTGGTACCAACAGAAACGCTCAGCTGGCATCCCTGTTAGAGGTGTGGAGCTTCAAGCTGCTGCAGAGAGATTCGCACAGTGTTTTGGGCGAACAGACTTTAAAGCTAGCACTGGTTGGCTTTTTAGATTTCGAAATAGGCATGCGATTGGGAATCAAAAAGTATGTGGGGAACAAGCCCTAAGTTCGGCTTCAGAAAATGTTGAGCCATTTCGACAAAATCTATACATGCTTATCAAAGAGGAGAAGCTGAGTGTAGCTCAGCTGTACAGTGGGGATGAAACTGACCTCTTTTGGAAGTCAATGCCAGAAAACATTCAGGCAAGCAGGAAAGAGATCTGCCTGCCtgggaggaaaataaacaaagaacgGTTGTCTGCTCTTTTATGTGCAAATGCAGATGGAACTCATAAATTAAAGTCAATCGTTATTGGAAAATCAAAGCTGCCCAAAAGTGTGAAAGAGGACACAAGTACATTACCTGTGATATATAAACCTAGTAAGGATGTTTGGTTCACCAGAGAATTGTTTTCAGAATGGTTCTTTCAAAACTTTGTTCCTGAGGTCAGGCATTTTCAACTTAATGTTTTAGGATTCCACGAAGAGGATGTCAGGGCCATGTTACTTCTGGACAGTTCTCCAGTTCACCCCTCCACCGAATCACTAAGCAGTGAGGATGGGCGGATAAAATGCATGTTCTTTCCCCATAATACTTCAACCTTGATTCAACCAATGCATCAAGGCGTGATCTTGAGCTGCAAACGACTTTATAGGTGGAAGCAACTTGAAGAGAGTCTTGTAATTTTTGAAGAAAGTGATGATGAGCAAgatagaggagaaaaaggagtttCCAAGATTAAAATCTACAACATAAAAAGTGCAGTTTTTAACTGGGCAAAGAGTTGGgatgaagtaaaacaaataacCATAGCAAATGCATGGGGAAATCTTCTTTACAAAAAGGAACCTGAATATGATCTTCAGGGCTTAGAAGATGGAGATTATAGAGAAATCCTTGAGAAATGTGGGGAGTTGGAAAACACATTGGCCGATGACAGGGTGTGGATTAATGGGGATGATGAAGAAAAGGGTAGCTCCCCAAAGCCAAAAAGTGGAATTACAAAGGAAGTTAttcagaaaggaggaggagatgaagaACAAACTGCTGAATTTCAATTATCTGCTGTAAGAGAGAGGTTGGACTACCTACTTGACTTCGTTGATGCCACACCTGAGTTTCAAAGGTTCCATTTCACACTGAAAGAGATgcaacaagaaataataaaaaaacagttCCAGAATAGAATCCATTCTAGAATTGGTAGTTTTTTGAAACCCAGGCCTTGTATTGTCAAGGATTCCTTCAATATGCCTTCAACTTCTAGTAATTAG